The following are from one region of the Romeriopsis navalis LEGE 11480 genome:
- a CDS encoding carbamoyltransferase C-terminal domain-containing protein encodes MVQYHLGINLGHERAVAIVQDGILKVAIEQERLDRNKFSLGYLLQSAGAADKMQLPAEAIRYCLDACEIQLSDVATITANMPGADFGPNILTRSLPPEVADRAHHIPSHHLAHAYSAYLPSGFDEALILVADASGSTIDHQTESYSLYTGQNGNINTLHSETVTAHLASISTLGFLYEYVTRKSGFVTQVNDKIQHAEAGKLMGLAPFGGHQPNWHRWIQPEADSYSLKLSPYDIFLEINAIEKMYDDGAGKPYLRPHLVDLAYKVQHELEQALLHIVGLAVQKTGLKKLCIAGGVGLNSVANYKLLNELGLDDIFIFPAAGDSGIAAGCALWAYQEIAGGTKRSTLRTADLGKSYSPTEVEQAVAQFAGDIVFEQLSAEQMLERSAEALVQGSIVARYEGGAEYGPRALGQRSIMADPTFLRMKDIINARVKFRESFRPFAPVIPLESIAEVFEQSVAAPFMLVVPKIRPEFQAVIPAVTHVDGTGRVQTVTPNENPYFYQLCHRLVEQRQGPPVLLNTSFNVAGQPIVETPAEAIETFLNTDIDFLALENIWIAKRRVPVLDYEEHLRKVSDSPTPRGLLETAPAATELMQQLDRALFLGETANCPWSMEELRTLSAKGGHFKETSLMFRDSSLPAQFNTHLNQYTVMLLDPLGQSSIIDLREKVPPKAYGFEPVRWILTALQGSVAEIAQLRLESNLSQRELIAKLDWVAQELKPYGLTPQHTGQRQLKPDDTVPPNMASSITGTKTLAPFADEGFSLQHRLKDLYDRLKQANYTAATIAALLQVESLQHIEPTRLHYYDRHLLAQDKLGDLIRLFQLRVALPEQRLLAIFGHDLLVTLQNLGILIPRDEQWAARIDIFDVAGLYIATDHRYMVLAEDSQMDESPVMYIGMDSMGLVHTAPHYPVNRVLDLCSGSGIQGLIASRYAQQVISVDINPRAIRFSRFNAQLNGINNIEFQLGNLYAAVPGQKFDTILANPPFVPSPTKGFRFRDGGANGEEILRAIVEGSPNNLQPDGRLFIVTDLVDIVDYEAKLDQWWVGGAAHKLVLGTADRDDILFSVPHSHAAFGQTFEQYNQELDKWVNNFHNAGLTAVNFGYILLQRLPNQTTGSYYKRTIHNPSQPIHTAVQTYFQQRQYFAQAEVGEGMQVSIAPDMRFRVESGIDDEGLNVEIFAPENPYFTTYPICEALYYLLQEISNGEPNWSQVAVGEQQAVLQDLLFKGILQLAPANAKHADLKIPQLWQIGRPMGRSTVKSTRLATPSSESNLSISELQTKTTPTCLSSYL; translated from the coding sequence ATGGTTCAATATCATCTTGGGATTAATCTTGGACATGAACGCGCTGTAGCAATTGTTCAGGATGGCATCCTCAAGGTTGCGATCGAACAAGAACGCCTCGATCGCAATAAGTTCAGCCTGGGGTATTTACTCCAATCGGCCGGTGCCGCCGACAAAATGCAGCTCCCCGCTGAAGCAATTCGCTACTGTTTAGATGCTTGTGAGATTCAACTCAGTGATGTCGCAACCATCACAGCCAATATGCCCGGTGCAGATTTCGGCCCGAATATTTTGACACGATCGTTACCCCCAGAAGTTGCGGATCGGGCGCATCATATTCCTAGTCATCACTTGGCTCACGCCTACTCCGCTTACTTACCCTCAGGATTTGATGAAGCACTGATCTTAGTCGCTGACGCTAGTGGTAGCACGATTGATCACCAAACTGAGTCCTATAGCCTTTACACAGGGCAAAACGGTAATATTAACACGTTGCACAGTGAAACCGTTACGGCACATTTAGCAAGTATTTCAACGCTAGGCTTTCTGTACGAATATGTAACGCGGAAGTCTGGATTTGTCACTCAGGTCAACGATAAAATTCAACATGCGGAAGCCGGAAAGTTAATGGGTTTAGCGCCGTTTGGCGGACACCAGCCGAATTGGCATCGGTGGATTCAACCCGAAGCCGATTCCTACAGTCTGAAGCTATCGCCCTACGATATTTTCTTAGAGATCAACGCGATCGAGAAAATGTACGACGATGGCGCAGGGAAACCGTATCTCCGCCCCCATTTGGTTGATTTAGCCTACAAAGTCCAACATGAATTAGAGCAAGCATTGCTGCACATTGTAGGCCTAGCAGTACAAAAAACCGGCTTAAAAAAACTCTGCATTGCGGGCGGCGTTGGACTCAATTCTGTCGCCAATTACAAACTCCTAAATGAGTTGGGCCTCGATGATATTTTCATCTTCCCGGCCGCTGGCGATAGCGGGATTGCTGCCGGTTGTGCTTTGTGGGCTTATCAGGAAATTGCCGGTGGCACCAAACGATCGACTTTGCGCACGGCCGATCTCGGAAAATCCTATAGCCCAACTGAAGTTGAGCAGGCAGTCGCACAATTTGCGGGCGATATTGTATTTGAACAATTATCAGCCGAGCAAATGCTCGAGCGCAGTGCCGAGGCGCTGGTGCAAGGCAGCATTGTGGCCCGCTATGAAGGCGGCGCAGAATATGGACCAAGGGCCCTGGGCCAGCGATCGATCATGGCTGACCCGACATTCCTCCGGATGAAAGACATCATTAACGCGCGGGTAAAATTCCGCGAGTCGTTCCGGCCCTTTGCCCCCGTTATCCCACTGGAATCGATTGCTGAGGTGTTTGAACAATCAGTCGCCGCCCCCTTCATGCTTGTGGTGCCGAAAATTCGACCGGAATTTCAGGCAGTGATTCCCGCCGTGACTCACGTTGATGGGACGGGCCGCGTGCAGACGGTAACACCGAATGAGAACCCTTATTTTTACCAGCTCTGCCATCGCCTCGTTGAACAACGTCAAGGCCCGCCCGTATTGCTGAATACTAGCTTCAATGTCGCCGGGCAACCGATCGTCGAGACCCCTGCCGAAGCGATCGAGACATTCTTAAATACTGATATTGACTTCCTCGCCCTCGAAAACATCTGGATTGCGAAGCGACGCGTCCCTGTATTGGACTATGAAGAACACCTACGTAAGGTGAGCGATAGTCCCACACCCCGAGGATTACTCGAGACCGCGCCAGCCGCAACGGAATTAATGCAGCAGCTCGATCGAGCACTATTCCTAGGCGAAACCGCAAATTGCCCTTGGTCCATGGAAGAGTTGCGAACACTATCCGCGAAGGGAGGGCATTTCAAAGAAACGAGTCTGATGTTTCGCGACAGCTCATTACCAGCGCAATTCAATACTCATCTAAATCAATACACGGTGATGCTACTTGATCCATTAGGTCAATCATCAATCATTGATTTACGTGAAAAAGTGCCACCAAAAGCCTACGGATTTGAGCCGGTGCGATGGATTTTAACCGCCCTGCAAGGTTCTGTAGCGGAAATCGCCCAACTGCGGCTGGAATCAAACTTGAGCCAGCGGGAACTCATCGCTAAACTCGATTGGGTCGCCCAGGAACTAAAACCCTATGGCTTGACACCGCAGCATACTGGACAGCGTCAACTGAAGCCAGATGACACCGTGCCCCCTAACATGGCGTCAAGTATCACGGGCACAAAAACGTTAGCGCCCTTTGCGGATGAAGGTTTCTCGCTGCAACACAGGCTAAAGGACTTATACGATCGGCTCAAACAAGCGAATTATACCGCCGCCACGATCGCCGCATTGCTTCAAGTCGAGTCTCTACAGCATATCGAACCAACCCGTTTACATTATTACGATCGACATCTATTAGCCCAAGACAAGCTCGGCGATTTGATTCGATTATTCCAACTGCGGGTAGCTTTACCAGAGCAACGACTCTTGGCGATATTCGGCCACGATTTGTTAGTCACACTGCAAAACCTGGGGATTTTGATTCCGCGCGATGAACAGTGGGCCGCACGCATTGATATTTTTGATGTTGCAGGACTCTACATTGCCACCGACCATCGCTATATGGTGCTGGCTGAAGATAGTCAGATGGATGAAAGTCCGGTGATGTATATCGGCATGGACAGTATGGGCTTGGTTCACACTGCGCCACACTATCCAGTCAATCGTGTTCTCGATCTATGCAGTGGTAGCGGTATTCAAGGATTAATCGCTAGCCGTTACGCACAACAAGTGATCAGTGTCGATATTAATCCCCGGGCAATTCGGTTCTCCCGGTTTAATGCCCAACTCAATGGCATTAACAATATCGAGTTCCAGTTGGGTAATTTGTACGCAGCGGTTCCCGGTCAAAAATTCGATACAATTTTGGCGAATCCGCCATTTGTCCCCAGTCCCACAAAGGGCTTCCGCTTCCGGGATGGTGGGGCAAATGGCGAGGAAATTTTGCGGGCGATCGTCGAAGGTAGCCCCAACAATCTCCAACCCGATGGTCGCTTGTTTATCGTGACGGACTTGGTGGATATTGTCGATTACGAAGCGAAGCTCGATCAATGGTGGGTCGGTGGCGCGGCCCATAAGCTAGTACTGGGAACCGCCGATCGTGATGACATCCTTTTCTCTGTCCCCCATAGCCATGCCGCCTTTGGTCAAACCTTTGAGCAGTACAATCAAGAACTCGATAAGTGGGTGAACAACTTCCACAATGCTGGACTGACTGCGGTGAATTTCGGCTATATCTTGCTACAACGCTTGCCCAATCAAACAACGGGCAGCTACTACAAGCGGACGATTCACAACCCGAGTCAGCCGATTCACACCGCAGTTCAGACCTATTTCCAACAGCGGCAATATTTCGCCCAAGCGGAAGTCGGTGAGGGGATGCAGGTGTCGATCGCCCCAGACATGCGGTTCCGGGTGGAAAGTGGCATTGATGATGAGGGGCTGAATGTCGAGATTTTCGCACCGGAGAATCCCTATTTCACCACCTATCCGATTTGCGAGGCGCTGTATTATCTGCTGCAGGAAATCAGTAACGGTGAGCCAAATTGGTCACAGGTGGCCGTTGGCGAGCAGCAGGCAGTGCTTCAGGATCTCTTGTTTAAGGGCATTCTCCAGTTAGCGCCAGCTAATGCAAAGCACGCCGATCTGAAGATTCCACAGTTGTGGCAGATTGGACGGCCAATGGGTCGATCGACGGTTAAATCGACACGTTTAGCAACACCGAGTTCTGAGTCAAATCTCAGCATTTCCGAGTTGCAGACAAAAACCACACCGACTTGTTTATCGTCTTATCTGTAG
- a CDS encoding aminotransferase class V-fold PLP-dependent enzyme — MNHASFKQFWHIDPAVAFLNHGSFGACPIPVLDYQQSLRQKLEQQPLQFLAREIEDRLDEARSRLAQFLSASPANLVFVPNATTGINAVLRSLQFQPGDAILTTNLEYNACRNALDFVAERSGIEIIVADIPYMVSEPKAIVNTIFQAVTPNTKLVLLDHVVSQTGCVMPIWPITQLLNEQGIDTLIDGAHAPGMLPLNLSSLGATYYTGNCHKWMCSPKGAAFLYVKPDRQDQIHPTTISHGRNDPRLSRSRFHLEFDWTGTWDPSAYLSVPKAIEFMGDLLPDGWPGLMQHNHKQVLAARQQLATILDVPMPCPDSMVGSMVTLPLPTARLGNASHNELNLRLWNNFKIEVPIMPCPNVSDYLVRISSQIYNQPEDFDRLAQALSDLLQ, encoded by the coding sequence ATGAATCACGCATCGTTTAAACAGTTTTGGCACATTGATCCAGCAGTCGCGTTCCTAAATCATGGCTCATTTGGCGCTTGTCCCATCCCGGTATTGGATTATCAGCAGTCCCTGCGCCAGAAACTCGAACAGCAGCCACTCCAGTTTTTAGCCCGCGAAATTGAAGATCGACTCGACGAAGCACGATCGCGGCTGGCCCAATTTCTCAGCGCATCGCCCGCAAATCTAGTTTTTGTACCGAATGCGACCACCGGCATTAATGCAGTTTTGCGATCGCTGCAATTTCAGCCAGGAGATGCCATCCTCACAACCAACCTGGAATACAATGCCTGTCGGAACGCACTGGATTTTGTGGCCGAGCGCAGCGGGATCGAAATTATTGTGGCCGACATTCCCTATATGGTGTCTGAGCCAAAAGCGATTGTTAATACGATTTTTCAAGCCGTCACTCCCAATACCAAACTGGTGCTCCTGGATCATGTTGTCAGTCAAACGGGCTGCGTTATGCCCATCTGGCCGATCACCCAACTCCTGAACGAACAAGGCATCGATACCCTAATTGACGGAGCCCATGCGCCCGGCATGCTGCCGCTCAATCTCTCATCCCTCGGCGCCACCTATTACACAGGCAATTGCCATAAATGGATGTGTTCCCCTAAAGGGGCCGCTTTCCTCTATGTCAAACCCGATCGCCAAGACCAGATTCACCCCACCACGATCAGCCACGGACGGAATGATCCGCGCCTCAGCCGTTCACGCTTTCATCTGGAATTTGACTGGACTGGTACCTGGGATCCAAGTGCTTATTTGTCGGTGCCAAAGGCAATCGAATTTATGGGTGACTTACTGCCAGATGGCTGGCCCGGCTTAATGCAACATAACCATAAACAAGTCCTCGCCGCCCGCCAGCAACTCGCCACCATCCTCGACGTGCCAATGCCTTGTCCAGATTCTATGGTCGGTAGCATGGTTACATTACCGCTACCGACCGCGCGACTCGGCAACGCCTCCCACAATGAACTCAATCTCAGGCTGTGGAACAACTTCAAAATCGAGGTGCCGATTATGCCTTGTCCGAATGTGAGCGACTATCTCGTAAGGATTTCATCACAAATCTATAACCAGCCGGAAGACTTCGATCGGCTCGCTCAAGCCTTGAGCGATTTATTACAGTAG
- a CDS encoding HNH endonuclease: protein MSISSDLREQVRQRAQCACEFCGTTEINIGNQLTIDHFQPQSKGGSDDLDNLIYACIACNQYKQDYWPSNKMAKKLWNPRKETANQHLIEQTDGQLTALTPTGEFTIARLRLNRHQLVKARQQRHQQQQTQLLLKNYQDLTQLLTQTNHQITNLAQAQQTLLEEQRQLLRILLRRLK, encoded by the coding sequence ATGAGCATTTCTAGCGACCTCAGAGAACAAGTGCGCCAACGTGCCCAATGCGCCTGCGAGTTTTGTGGCACGACTGAAATTAATATCGGCAACCAACTGACGATCGACCATTTTCAACCCCAATCCAAAGGTGGATCGGATGACTTGGACAATCTGATTTATGCCTGTATTGCCTGCAATCAGTACAAACAAGACTACTGGCCTAGCAATAAAATGGCCAAAAAATTATGGAACCCACGCAAAGAAACTGCTAATCAACACTTGATTGAGCAAACTGACGGTCAACTCACTGCATTGACTCCAACTGGCGAATTCACAATCGCCCGGCTCCGGCTCAATCGTCACCAACTCGTCAAAGCCCGACAACAACGCCATCAACAACAACAGACCCAGCTTTTGTTAAAAAACTATCAGGACCTAACGCAACTTCTGACTCAAACCAACCACCAAATAACCAACCTGGCCCAAGCACAACAAACACTGCTTGAAGAACAACGGCAATTACTCCGTATTTTGCTACGCCGCCTTAAGTAA
- a CDS encoding ABC transporter ATP-binding protein produces the protein MSHISVQNLSKVYPVAVKEPGMQGTIAHFFKRTYREIHAVQDVTFDIAPGEVVGFLGANGAGKTTTLKMLTGLIHPSSGEVRVAGAVPFKRDTAFLKQITLVMGQKQQLIWDLPAMDSLRINGAVYGLSDRTLDQRVGELAEMLGLSRQLTQPVRKLSLGERMKAELLAALLHRPQVLFLDEPTLGLDVNAQVAVRDFLREYNQRYQATVLLTSHYMADITALCDRVLMIHQGQLIYDGSLDGLVEKFAPCREVKVEFGQPYAMEQLKRYADVQSVVGNIASFLVQPEMLTQTVSKILAELEVVDLSITDPPIEAVIGQVFQAGVV, from the coding sequence ATGTCCCACATTTCCGTCCAAAACCTCAGCAAAGTCTATCCAGTGGCGGTTAAAGAACCGGGGATGCAGGGGACGATCGCCCACTTCTTCAAGCGGACTTATCGAGAAATCCATGCGGTGCAGGATGTGACGTTTGACATCGCACCGGGGGAAGTCGTGGGCTTCCTGGGCGCAAATGGTGCGGGCAAGACAACGACACTGAAGATGCTGACGGGGTTGATCCATCCATCTTCGGGGGAAGTCCGGGTAGCGGGGGCGGTGCCCTTTAAGCGGGACACAGCATTTTTGAAGCAGATTACGCTGGTGATGGGCCAGAAGCAGCAGCTAATCTGGGATTTACCGGCGATGGATTCGCTGCGGATCAATGGGGCGGTGTATGGGCTGAGCGATCGTACCCTCGATCAACGGGTCGGTGAGCTAGCGGAGATGCTGGGGCTATCCCGACAGTTAACCCAGCCGGTGCGGAAGCTGTCGCTGGGGGAACGGATGAAGGCGGAGCTTTTGGCCGCATTGCTGCATCGCCCCCAAGTCTTATTCCTGGATGAGCCAACCTTGGGCCTCGATGTGAATGCCCAGGTCGCAGTCCGGGATTTCCTGCGGGAGTATAACCAGCGCTACCAGGCGACGGTGCTGCTCACCAGTCACTATATGGCGGATATTACGGCGCTGTGCGATCGGGTTTTAATGATTCATCAGGGACAGCTAATTTATGACGGCAGCCTGGATGGGCTAGTGGAGAAATTTGCCCCTTGCCGCGAGGTAAAGGTGGAGTTTGGACAGCCTTACGCGATGGAGCAGCTCAAACGGTACGCCGATGTGCAATCAGTCGTGGGCAATATTGCCAGCTTCCTCGTGCAACCAGAGATGCTAACGCAAACCGTTTCCAAAATCCTGGCGGAATTAGAAGTGGTGGATTTGTCAATTACTGACCCACCGATCGAAGCGGTCATTGGTCAAGTTTTTCAGGCCGGTGTAGTGTAA
- the trpS gene encoding tryptophan--tRNA ligase, with protein MTKPRILSGIQPTGDLHLGNYLGAIRNWVELQETYQCFLFMADLHAITVPHDPTRLAENTYQVAATYIASGIDLENATIFVQSHVKAHTELAWMFNCITPLNWLERMIQFKEKAVKQGENVSVGLLDYPVLQAADILLYEPDQVPVGEDQKQHLELTRDIAGRVNHLFGKEDAPILKVPQPLIRPDGARVMSLADGTRKMSKSDPAELSRINLTDSADLIKKKIKKCKTDPARGLEFDNPERPECHNLLTLYMLLSSKTKEAVAAECREMGWGQFKPLLTETTIEALRPIQTKYQELMDDRAYLESVLRDGREKAETVANSTLAKVKAALGYSTPL; from the coding sequence ATGACAAAGCCACGCATTCTTTCTGGAATTCAGCCCACAGGAGATTTGCACCTGGGCAACTATCTCGGTGCAATTCGCAACTGGGTCGAACTCCAGGAAACCTATCAATGCTTTTTGTTCATGGCTGATTTACATGCCATCACGGTTCCCCATGATCCAACCCGGCTGGCCGAAAATACTTACCAGGTCGCGGCAACTTATATTGCGTCTGGCATCGATCTCGAAAATGCCACGATTTTTGTCCAGTCCCATGTCAAGGCACATACCGAACTCGCCTGGATGTTTAACTGCATCACACCGCTGAACTGGCTAGAACGCATGATTCAGTTCAAAGAGAAGGCAGTGAAGCAGGGCGAAAATGTTAGCGTTGGCTTATTGGATTACCCCGTTCTACAAGCAGCCGATATCTTGTTATATGAACCCGATCAAGTTCCGGTGGGGGAAGACCAAAAGCAGCATCTGGAGTTAACCCGTGATATTGCGGGGCGCGTGAATCATTTATTTGGGAAAGAAGATGCGCCGATTTTGAAAGTCCCGCAGCCGTTAATTCGACCCGACGGGGCAAGGGTGATGAGCCTCGCGGATGGCACACGCAAAATGTCCAAGTCCGATCCCGCCGAACTGAGCCGAATTAATCTGACGGATTCAGCCGATCTCATCAAGAAAAAGATTAAAAAGTGTAAGACTGATCCAGCTCGCGGCTTAGAGTTTGACAATCCGGAGCGTCCAGAATGCCATAATTTGCTGACCTTATATATGCTGCTGTCCAGCAAAACCAAGGAAGCCGTTGCCGCCGAATGTCGTGAAATGGGATGGGGACAATTCAAACCACTGCTGACTGAAACAACAATTGAAGCCTTACGCCCCATTCAGACCAAGTATCAAGAACTCATGGACGATCGGGCATACCTCGAATCAGTCCTACGGGATGGTCGGGAAAAAGCAGAAACGGTAGCGAATTCCACACTCGCAAAAGTTAAAGCTGCCTTGGGTTACTCAACGCCGCTATAA
- a CDS encoding NAD(P)/FAD-dependent oxidoreductase: protein MLRITEIKLPLDHPESAIQAAILKKLRLNPIDIKNYSIFKRSTDARKKKQITLVYIVDITTPKEKALLKTFKKDPHVMPTPDMTYKLVAKASKEETNRPIVIGTGPCGMFTGLLLAQMGFRPIILERGKSVRDRSVDTFGFWLKKRLNPESNAQFGEGGAGTFSDGKLYSQVSDPHHYGRKVLTELVNAGAAPEILYVNRPHIGTYRLVKIVQNLRSQIESLGGEIHFQNRVKDIEIENGQVQGVVLENGDKIIGNHVVLAVGHSSRDTFQMLHDRGVYIEPKPFSIGFRVEHPQSLIDQCRYGDDAGNERLGAADYKLVHHCENGRSVYSFCMCPGGKVVAAASEPGRLVTNGMSEYARDESNANSAIVVGITPETDYPDGPLAGIALQRKLEARAFELGGSSYEAPGQLVGDFLEGTPSTEFGTVYPSYKPGVKLGDLSPSLPDYAIAALREAIPAFDKKIHGFAMHDAILTGIETRTSSPIRIKRDDSYQSLNTKGLYPAGEGAGYAGGILSAAIDGIKVAEAVALSLTAG, encoded by the coding sequence ATGCTGCGCATCACTGAAATTAAACTGCCCCTCGACCACCCCGAATCCGCAATTCAGGCAGCCATTCTCAAAAAACTGCGGCTCAATCCGATCGACATCAAAAACTACAGCATTTTTAAACGCAGTACTGACGCACGCAAAAAAAAGCAGATCACCCTCGTCTACATCGTCGATATCACCACTCCCAAGGAAAAAGCCCTACTCAAAACCTTCAAAAAAGACCCCCACGTCATGCCGACACCGGACATGACCTACAAGTTGGTGGCCAAGGCATCCAAGGAAGAGACGAATCGCCCGATCGTCATTGGCACTGGCCCCTGCGGCATGTTTACGGGCCTACTGCTGGCCCAAATGGGCTTCCGGCCAATCATCTTAGAACGCGGTAAATCTGTCCGCGATCGCAGCGTCGACACCTTCGGTTTTTGGCTAAAAAAGCGACTCAATCCCGAATCCAATGCCCAATTTGGCGAAGGGGGTGCAGGCACCTTCTCCGATGGCAAACTCTACAGCCAAGTCAGCGATCCTCACCACTACGGGCGCAAGGTTTTGACTGAACTTGTGAATGCGGGCGCAGCCCCCGAAATTCTCTATGTCAACCGCCCCCACATCGGCACCTATCGCCTGGTGAAAATCGTCCAAAATCTGCGCAGTCAAATCGAATCCCTCGGCGGTGAAATTCACTTTCAAAACCGGGTGAAAGACATTGAAATTGAAAACGGTCAAGTTCAGGGCGTGGTTTTAGAAAATGGCGACAAAATCATTGGCAATCACGTTGTTTTAGCGGTTGGCCATAGTTCCCGCGATACATTCCAAATGTTGCACGATCGTGGTGTTTATATCGAACCAAAACCATTCTCGATCGGCTTTCGGGTCGAGCATCCTCAGTCATTGATTGACCAATGCCGTTATGGTGACGACGCCGGCAATGAACGATTGGGTGCCGCTGACTATAAGCTCGTACACCACTGCGAAAATGGCCGATCGGTTTACAGTTTTTGCATGTGTCCCGGCGGTAAAGTTGTCGCGGCCGCATCGGAGCCGGGGCGGCTCGTGACCAACGGCATGAGCGAATATGCGCGAGATGAATCAAATGCAAATAGCGCGATCGTCGTCGGCATCACCCCCGAAACTGATTATCCCGATGGCCCACTTGCCGGAATCGCCTTGCAAAGAAAACTCGAAGCCCGTGCATTTGAATTAGGCGGCAGTAGTTATGAAGCGCCGGGACAATTAGTTGGTGATTTTCTGGAGGGGACGCCTTCGACAGAATTTGGCACCGTCTATCCGTCCTATAAACCTGGTGTGAAACTAGGGGATTTGAGTCCCAGTCTGCCCGACTATGCGATCGCCGCACTGCGCGAAGCCATTCCAGCCTTCGATAAAAAGATTCACGGCTTCGCCATGCATGATGCCATTCTTACAGGAATCGAAACTCGCACATCATCACCAATTCGGATCAAACGCGACGACAGTTACCAGAGTCTCAACACCAAGGGACTTTACCCAGCAGGCGAAGGAGCCGGGTATGCAGGGGGAATTTTATCAGCGGCGATCGACGGCATCAAAGTCGCAGAAGCCGTCGCCTTGAGCCTCACTGCTGGCTAA
- a CDS encoding 4-hydroxy-3-methylbut-2-enyl diphosphate reductase has translation MTTGTNQLDTKSFKRALNNSENYNRQGFGHGDEVALTMQSEYNSPLIQEIRDNNYKLKRGNVTIHLAESFGFCWGVERAVAMAYETRTHFPTEKIWITNEIIHNPSVNQRLKEMNVDFIEAKPEGKDFSGVGKGDVVILPAFGASVQEMQLLNDKGCTIVDTTCPWVSKVWNTVEKHKKKEFTSIIHGKYAHEETVATSSFAGVYLIVLNMAEAEYVANYILEGGDKAEFMAKFKNAHSVGFDPDTDLDGVGIANQTTMLKGETEAIGKLFEKTMMRKYGPDQLDKHFWSYNTICDATQERQDAMFELVEDKLDLMVVVGGYNSSNTTHLQEISVERDIPSYHIDSADRIHPGNEIEHKPLGKDLETTENWLPAGEIIVGITSGASTPDKVVEDAIENIFAAKG, from the coding sequence ATGACTACTGGGACCAATCAGCTAGATACCAAATCCTTCAAGCGCGCGCTGAATAACTCCGAAAACTATAACCGACAGGGTTTTGGTCACGGCGATGAAGTCGCGCTCACCATGCAGTCCGAGTACAACAGTCCCCTGATCCAAGAAATTCGCGATAACAACTACAAGCTCAAGCGTGGCAACGTTACGATCCATCTAGCGGAGTCCTTTGGTTTCTGCTGGGGCGTCGAGCGGGCGGTGGCAATGGCCTACGAAACCCGTACCCACTTCCCCACCGAAAAAATCTGGATTACCAACGAAATCATCCATAATCCCTCGGTCAACCAGCGACTGAAGGAGATGAACGTCGATTTCATCGAAGCCAAGCCCGAGGGCAAAGATTTCTCCGGTGTGGGTAAAGGTGATGTGGTCATCCTCCCGGCCTTTGGTGCCAGCGTCCAGGAGATGCAATTGCTGAATGATAAAGGCTGTACGATCGTCGATACCACTTGTCCCTGGGTATCCAAAGTCTGGAACACCGTCGAGAAGCATAAGAAAAAAGAATTCACTTCGATCATTCATGGAAAGTACGCCCACGAGGAAACCGTGGCGACGAGCTCCTTTGCTGGCGTTTACTTGATCGTGCTGAATATGGCCGAAGCTGAGTACGTCGCGAATTACATTCTCGAAGGCGGCGACAAAGCCGAATTTATGGCCAAGTTCAAGAATGCACATTCCGTTGGCTTCGATCCAGATACGGATCTCGACGGTGTGGGCATTGCCAACCAAACCACCATGCTCAAAGGCGAAACCGAAGCGATCGGCAAGCTGTTTGAGAAAACCATGATGCGTAAGTACGGCCCCGATCAGCTTGATAAGCATTTCTGGAGCTACAACACGATTTGCGATGCGACCCAAGAGCGTCAAGATGCGATGTTTGAACTGGTCGAAGACAAGCTGGACTTGATGGTTGTCGTCGGGGGCTACAACTCCTCCAATACCACTCACCTCCAGGAAATCTCAGTTGAACGGGATATTCCCTCTTACCACATCGACAGTGCCGATCGGATTCACCCCGGTAACGAGATTGAGCACAAGCCCTTGGGTAAAGATTTAGAAACGACAGAAAACTGGCTACCCGCAGGTGAAATCATCGTCGGTATTACTTCTGGTGCCTCCACGCCCGATAAAGTTGTGGAAGATGCGATCGAAAATATCTTTGCGGCAAAAGGTTAA